A genome region from Setaria italica strain Yugu1 chromosome III, Setaria_italica_v2.0, whole genome shotgun sequence includes the following:
- the LOC101776318 gene encoding FACT complex subunit SSRP1-B — MMDGHHFNNISLGGRGGGNPGQFKLYSGGLAWKKQGGGKIIEVDKADITSVTWMRIPKSYQLSVGTKEGLCYRFFGFREQDVSSLTNYIQKSTGITPQEKQLSISGQNWGGIEINGNVLCFNVGSKEAFEVSLADVSLSQMQGKTDVVLEFHVDDTTGANEKDSLMDLSFHVPTSNTQFIGDEHRTSAQMLWQAISVQIDGGGSSEAAVATFDGIAILTPRGRYSVELHQSFLRLQGQANDFKIQYSSILRLFVLPKSHNPHTFVVITLDPPIRKGQTLYPHIVIQFETETIVERELTLSEEVLAEKYKDRLQSSYRGLIHEVFSMVLRGLSGAKVTRPSTFRSCQDGYAVKSSLKAEDGLLYPLEKAFFFLPKPPTLISHDEIEYVEFERHGAGGASISSHYFDLLVKLKNDQEHLFRNIQRNEYHNLFNFISGKHLKILNLGDGQGRAGGVTAVLQSTDDDSVDPHLERIKNQAGNEESDEEDEDFVAEKDDSGSPTDDSDEDGSDASLSGEEKEKSSKKEASTSKPPVKKKQKSVPDEGSQKKKPKKKKDPNAPKRAIAPFMYFSKAERPNIKSSNPELATTEIAKKLGERWQKMSAEERQPYIEQSQVDKQRYAEESAAYRGASTQQGSGGGSD, encoded by the exons AACCCTGGGCAGTTCAAACTTTATTCAGGAGGACTGGCGTGGAAGAAGCAAGGGGGAGGAAAGATCATCGAGGTTGATAAAGCTGATATCACATCTGTGACATGGATGAGAATTCCTAAATCTTATCAGCTTAGTGTTGGGACAAAGGAGGGCCTCTGTTACAGGTTCTTTGGCTTCCGTGAACAG GATGTTAGTAGCCTGACTAACTACATTCAAAAGAGCACAGGAATCACACCACAGGAGAAGCAGCTTTCCATCAGTGGGCAGAACTGGGGTGGAATTGAAATAAATG GGAATGTGCTTTGCTTTAATGTCGGTTCAAAGGAAGCATTTGAAGTCTCTCTAGCGGATGTTTCACTAAGTCAGATGCAAGGAAAAACAGATGTTGTCCTTGAGTTCCATGTAGATGATACAACTGGGGCTAATGAG AAAGATTCACTCATGGATTTAAGTTTCCATGTACCAACTTCAAATACTCAATTCATTGGAGATGAGCATCGTACGTCAGCTCAG ATGCTATGGCAAGCTATCTCGGTTCAAATTGACGGAGGTGGCTCCTCAGAGGCGGCTGTTGCTACATTTGATGGAATTGCAATTCTTACACCAAG AGGTCGATATAGTGTCGAGCTTCATCAGTCATTCTTGCGACTCCAAGGACAAGCTAATGATTTCAAAATACAGTACAGCAGTATTCTTCGTCTCTTTGTTTTACCAAAG TCACACAACCCTCATACTTTCGTGGTTATCACACTTGATCCACCTATTCGCAAAGGACAAACATTATATCCTCACATCGTTATTCAG TTCGAGACAGAGACAATTGTTGAAAGGGAACTGACATTAAGTGAGGAGGTTTTGGCTGAAAAGTACAAGGATAGACTTCAGAGCTCTTATAGG GGTCTAATACATGAGGTATTCTCCATGGTCCTTCGTGGCTTATCTGGTGCTAAAGTGACAAGGCCAAGTACGTTCCGCAGTTGCCAAGATGGATATGCTGTCAAGTCATCACTTAAAGCTGAAGATGGTTTGCTTTATCCACTTGAAAAGGCCTTCTTCTTTCTGCCAAAGCCCCCTACACTCATTTCTCATGATGAG ATTGAGTACGTTGAGTTTGAGCGTCATGGTGCTGGTGGTGCTAGTATATCATCTCATTATTTTGACCTCCTAGTAAAGCTTAAAAACGATCAAGAACATCTCTTCAGAAACATCCAAAGGAATGAATACCATAACCTGTTCAATTTCATCAG CGGTAAGCACTTGAAAATTCTAAATCTTGGAGATGGTCAAGGTAGAGCTGGTGGTGTTACTGCTGTTCTTCAGAGCACCGATGATGAttcagttgatccacatctagagAGGATTAAAAATCAGGCTGGTAATGAGGAAAGTGATGAAGAG GATGAAGATTTTGTGGCGGAGAAGGATGATAGTGGATCTCCTACTGATGATTCTGATGAGGATGGCTCTGATGCTAGTTTGAGCGGGGAAGAAAAGGAG AAATCTTCCAAGAAGGAAGCTAGTACATCAAAGCCACCTgtgaagaagaagcagaagagtGTGCCTGATGAAGGTTCTCAGAAAAAGAAGCCTAAGAAGAAGAAAGATCCAAATGCCCCTAAAAGAGCCATAGCTCCATTCATGTACTTCTCAAAGGCTGAGCGACCT AATATTAAGAGCAGCAACCCTGAACTAGCTACTACAGAGATCGCGAAGAAGCTTGGGGAGCGGTGGCAAAAGATGTCAG CTGAGGAGAGGCAGCCATACATTGAGCAGTCCCAGGTCGACAAGCAACGCTATGCAGAAGAGTCTGCTGCCTACCGTGGTGCAAGTACTCAGCAGGGCTCCGGAGGTGGGTCGGACTGA